One Phalacrocorax aristotelis chromosome 10, bGulAri2.1, whole genome shotgun sequence genomic region harbors:
- the SRL gene encoding sarcalumenin isoform X4, which produces MKGLNLLCCCVASLLLLSTAEEVEDASEPTKRDRSHLESTLKLNEDKPADDFSGILQRLRKIYHSSIKPLEQSYRYNELRQHEITDGEITSKPMVLFLGPWSVGKSSMINYLLGLDDTPYQLYTGAEPTTSEFTVIMHGPKLKTIEGIVMAADSARSFSPLEKFGQNFLEKLIGIEVPHKLLERVTFVDTPGIIENRKQQERGYPFNDVCQWFIDRADLIFVVFDPTKLDVGLELEMLFRQLKGRESQIRIILNKADSLATQELMRVYGALFWSLAPLINVTEPPRVYVSSFWPQEYQPDTHKDLFLKEEISLLEDLNQVIENRMENKIAFIRQHAIRVRIHALLVDRYLQTYKDKMTFFSDGELVFRDIVEDPDKFFIFKSILAKTNVSKFDLPNREAYKDFFGINPITSFKLLSQQCSYMGGCFLEKIEKAIARELPDLLGSIGLGKKPNILSCDITGCGETPKNRYRKP; this is translated from the exons ATGAAGGGCCTcaacctgctctgctgctgcgtGGCCTCGCTCCTGCTCCTCAGCACTGCAG AAGAGGTTGAAGATGCCAGCGAGCCAACCAAGCGTGACCGGTCCCACTTGGAGAGCACCCTCAAGCTGAACGAGGACAAACCTGCTGATGATTTCTCAG GAATACTGCAGCGGCTGAGGAAGATCTACCACTCCTCCATCAAGCCCCTGGAGCAGTCCTATAGGTACAACGAGCTGAGACAGCATGAGATCACAG ATGGGGAGATCACTTCCAAGCCAATGGTGCTATTCCTGGGACCGTGGAGTGTCGGCAAATCTTCCATGATAAACTACCTCCTCGGGCTGGATGACACGCCCTACCAGCTATACACAG GGGCAGAACCCACCACCTCTGAATTCACTGTCATCATGCATGGCCCCAAGCTGAAGACCATCGAGGGCATTGTGATGGCTGCTGACAGCGCCCGCTCCTTCTCACCCCTGGAGAAGTTTGGGCAGAACTTCTTGGAGAAGCTGATAGGGATTGAGGTGCCCCAcaaactgctggagagagtcaCCTTCGTGGACACGCCGGGCATCATTGAAAACCGCAAGCAGCAAGAACGAG GTTACCCTTTCAACGATGTGTGTCAGTGGTTCATTGACAGAGCTGATCTCATCTTTGTTGTCTTTGACCCTACGAAGCTGGATGTGGGCTTGGAGCTGGAGATGCTCTTTCGCCAGCTAAAGGGCCGTGAGTCTCAGATCCGAATCATCTTGAACAAAGCTGACAGCCTGGCTACTCAGGAGCTCATGAGAGTCTACGGTGCCTTATTCTGGAGTTTGGCTCCTCTCATCAACGTCACAGAGCCACCCAGGGTGTATGTTAGCTCCTTCTGGCCCCAGGAGTACCAGCCAGATACCCACAAAGACCTGTTCCTCAAAGAAGAGATATCGCTTCTGGAAGATCTCAACCAGGTGATAGAGAACAGGATGGAAAATAAGATTGCCTTCATACGCCAGCACGCCATCCGGGTTCGCATCCATGCCCTTTTGGTCGATCGCTATCTGCAGACCTACAAGGACAAAATGACCTTCTTTAGCGATGGAGAACTGGTGTTCAGGGACATTGTGGAGGATCCTGACAAGTTCTTTATCTTTAAGTCCATTCTGGCAAAGACCAATGTCAGCAAATTTGACCTCCCCAACCGCGAGGCTTACAAGGACTTCTTTGGCATCAACCCCATCACTAGTTTTAAGCTGCTGTCTCAGCAGTGTTCCTACATGGGAGGATGTTTCCTAGAGAAGATTGAGAAGGCCATCGCTCGCGAGCTTCCCGATCTCTTGGGAAGCATTGGCTTGGGGAAGAAACCCAACATTCTCTCCTGCGACATCACTGGCTGTGGTGAAACCCCAAAGAATCGCTACAGGAAACCCTAA
- the SRL gene encoding sarcalumenin isoform X3 codes for MKGLNLLCCCVASLLLLSTAEEVEDASEPTKRDRSHLESTLKLNEDKPADDFSGILQRLRKIYHSSIKPLEQSYRYNELRQHEITAYPGRTLGSSATDGEITSKPMVLFLGPWSVGKSSMINYLLGLDDTPYQLYTGAEPTTSEFTVIMHGPKLKTIEGIVMAADSARSFSPLEKFGQNFLEKLIGIEVPHKLLERVTFVDTPGIIENRKQQERGYPFNDVCQWFIDRADLIFVVFDPTKLDVGLELEMLFRQLKGRESQIRIILNKADSLATQELMRVYGALFWSLAPLINVTEPPRVYVSSFWPQEYQPDTHKDLFLKEEISLLEDLNQVIENRMENKIAFIRQHAIRVRIHALLVDRYLQTYKDKMTFFSDGELVFRDIVEDPDKFFIFKSILAKTNVSKFDLPNREAYKDFFGINPITSFKLLSQQCSYMGGCFLEKIEKAIARELPDLLGSIGLGKKPNILSCDITGCGETPKNRYRKP; via the exons ATGAAGGGCCTcaacctgctctgctgctgcgtGGCCTCGCTCCTGCTCCTCAGCACTGCAG AAGAGGTTGAAGATGCCAGCGAGCCAACCAAGCGTGACCGGTCCCACTTGGAGAGCACCCTCAAGCTGAACGAGGACAAACCTGCTGATGATTTCTCAG GAATACTGCAGCGGCTGAGGAAGATCTACCACTCCTCCATCAAGCCCCTGGAGCAGTCCTATAGGTACAACGAGCTGAGACAGCATGAGATCACAG CTTACCCTGGACGCACCCTGGGCTCCTCCGCCACAG ATGGGGAGATCACTTCCAAGCCAATGGTGCTATTCCTGGGACCGTGGAGTGTCGGCAAATCTTCCATGATAAACTACCTCCTCGGGCTGGATGACACGCCCTACCAGCTATACACAG GGGCAGAACCCACCACCTCTGAATTCACTGTCATCATGCATGGCCCCAAGCTGAAGACCATCGAGGGCATTGTGATGGCTGCTGACAGCGCCCGCTCCTTCTCACCCCTGGAGAAGTTTGGGCAGAACTTCTTGGAGAAGCTGATAGGGATTGAGGTGCCCCAcaaactgctggagagagtcaCCTTCGTGGACACGCCGGGCATCATTGAAAACCGCAAGCAGCAAGAACGAG GTTACCCTTTCAACGATGTGTGTCAGTGGTTCATTGACAGAGCTGATCTCATCTTTGTTGTCTTTGACCCTACGAAGCTGGATGTGGGCTTGGAGCTGGAGATGCTCTTTCGCCAGCTAAAGGGCCGTGAGTCTCAGATCCGAATCATCTTGAACAAAGCTGACAGCCTGGCTACTCAGGAGCTCATGAGAGTCTACGGTGCCTTATTCTGGAGTTTGGCTCCTCTCATCAACGTCACAGAGCCACCCAGGGTGTATGTTAGCTCCTTCTGGCCCCAGGAGTACCAGCCAGATACCCACAAAGACCTGTTCCTCAAAGAAGAGATATCGCTTCTGGAAGATCTCAACCAGGTGATAGAGAACAGGATGGAAAATAAGATTGCCTTCATACGCCAGCACGCCATCCGGGTTCGCATCCATGCCCTTTTGGTCGATCGCTATCTGCAGACCTACAAGGACAAAATGACCTTCTTTAGCGATGGAGAACTGGTGTTCAGGGACATTGTGGAGGATCCTGACAAGTTCTTTATCTTTAAGTCCATTCTGGCAAAGACCAATGTCAGCAAATTTGACCTCCCCAACCGCGAGGCTTACAAGGACTTCTTTGGCATCAACCCCATCACTAGTTTTAAGCTGCTGTCTCAGCAGTGTTCCTACATGGGAGGATGTTTCCTAGAGAAGATTGAGAAGGCCATCGCTCGCGAGCTTCCCGATCTCTTGGGAAGCATTGGCTTGGGGAAGAAACCCAACATTCTCTCCTGCGACATCACTGGCTGTGGTGAAACCCCAAAGAATCGCTACAGGAAACCCTAA
- the SRL gene encoding sarcalumenin isoform X1 encodes MKGLNLLCCCVASLLLLSTAELHAPGTDHVGSTAESPLPAAEPRLEEKAADGSPEEDQDGGPANTSLRGAAEEGHGEGEEEPAGGLSRDLGPGDGQPEDTTMEKGQDGPSKVQGPGENAMLGAPEAAHHEGNHQPGSQDGFHAWEDEEPSTKKGASEKQGQPGEEKMEEPRAVSAPDGGEEGGKQSSEEGDEDGDSEEDEHGESEEDGGEGDSEEEGESKEEEESEEDDAGPAGPEDGAEGSDKEAADAASKNGHGKPTAAGKGEGRDGPASCHHSPCSDAAQDPAAVMEVPLAAEDPAVVGDSPPAEDPPAVVGDPPAAEDPPADKPLLAETESPPGHSTHPAATEPRHGQIEEVEDASEPTKRDRSHLESTLKLNEDKPADDFSGILQRLRKIYHSSIKPLEQSYRYNELRQHEITAYPGRTLGSSATDGEITSKPMVLFLGPWSVGKSSMINYLLGLDDTPYQLYTGAEPTTSEFTVIMHGPKLKTIEGIVMAADSARSFSPLEKFGQNFLEKLIGIEVPHKLLERVTFVDTPGIIENRKQQERGYPFNDVCQWFIDRADLIFVVFDPTKLDVGLELEMLFRQLKGRESQIRIILNKADSLATQELMRVYGALFWSLAPLINVTEPPRVYVSSFWPQEYQPDTHKDLFLKEEISLLEDLNQVIENRMENKIAFIRQHAIRVRIHALLVDRYLQTYKDKMTFFSDGELVFRDIVEDPDKFFIFKSILAKTNVSKFDLPNREAYKDFFGINPITSFKLLSQQCSYMGGCFLEKIEKAIARELPDLLGSIGLGKKPNILSCDITGCGETPKNRYRKP; translated from the exons ATGAAGGGCCTcaacctgctctgctgctgcgtGGCCTCGCTCCTGCTCCTCAGCACTGCAG AGCTGCATGCCCCTGGCACGGACCATGTTGGCAGCACTGCCGAAAGCCCCTTGCCAGCTgcagagcccaggctggaggagaaggcagcTGATGGCAGCCCTGAGGAGGACCAAGATGGTGGCCCAGCCAACACCTCCTTGCGCGGCGCCGCCGAGGAGGGACATGGTGAGGGGGAGGAAGAGCCAGCAGGTGGCCTGAGCAGGGACCTGGGGCCAGGGGATGGCCAGCCAGAGGACACCACCATGGAGAAGGGCCAGGATGGGCCCAGCAAGGTGCAGGGCCCAGGGGAGAATGCCATGTTGGGTGCCCCCGAGGCAGCACATCATGAAGGGAACCACCAGCCTGGCTCACAAGATGGCTTCCATGCCTGGGAGGATGAGGAACCCAGCACCAAGAAAGGAGCCTCTGAGAAGCAagggcagcctggggaagagaaaatggaggagcCAAGAGCAGTGTCTGCTCCTGAcgggggagaggaagggggcaagcagagctcagaggaaggTGATGAGGACGGGGACTCTGAGGAAGATGAACACGGCGAGTCTGAGGAAGATGGAGGTGAGGGAGATtctgaggaggagggggagtctaaggaggaggaagagtctGAGGAAGATGATGCTGGGCCAGCAGGGCCAGAGGATGGAGCTGAAGGGAGTGACAAGGAAGCGGCTGATGCTGCCAGCAAAAATGGCCATGGCAAACCAACAGCTGCTGGCAAGGGAGAAGGCAGGGATGGCCCTGCCAGCTGCCATCACTCACCCTGCAGTGATGCAGCACAAGACcctgcagcagtgatggaagtCCCACTGGCAGCAGAAGATCCGGCAGTGGTGGGAGACTCACCACCAGCAGAAGACCCACCAGCAGTGGTGGGAGAtccaccagcagcagaagacCCCCCTGCAGACAAGCCATTGCTGGCAGAAACAGAGAGCCCACCAGGCCACAGCACCCACCCTGCTGCCACCGAACCCAGGCACGGCCAGATAG AAGAGGTTGAAGATGCCAGCGAGCCAACCAAGCGTGACCGGTCCCACTTGGAGAGCACCCTCAAGCTGAACGAGGACAAACCTGCTGATGATTTCTCAG GAATACTGCAGCGGCTGAGGAAGATCTACCACTCCTCCATCAAGCCCCTGGAGCAGTCCTATAGGTACAACGAGCTGAGACAGCATGAGATCACAG CTTACCCTGGACGCACCCTGGGCTCCTCCGCCACAG ATGGGGAGATCACTTCCAAGCCAATGGTGCTATTCCTGGGACCGTGGAGTGTCGGCAAATCTTCCATGATAAACTACCTCCTCGGGCTGGATGACACGCCCTACCAGCTATACACAG GGGCAGAACCCACCACCTCTGAATTCACTGTCATCATGCATGGCCCCAAGCTGAAGACCATCGAGGGCATTGTGATGGCTGCTGACAGCGCCCGCTCCTTCTCACCCCTGGAGAAGTTTGGGCAGAACTTCTTGGAGAAGCTGATAGGGATTGAGGTGCCCCAcaaactgctggagagagtcaCCTTCGTGGACACGCCGGGCATCATTGAAAACCGCAAGCAGCAAGAACGAG GTTACCCTTTCAACGATGTGTGTCAGTGGTTCATTGACAGAGCTGATCTCATCTTTGTTGTCTTTGACCCTACGAAGCTGGATGTGGGCTTGGAGCTGGAGATGCTCTTTCGCCAGCTAAAGGGCCGTGAGTCTCAGATCCGAATCATCTTGAACAAAGCTGACAGCCTGGCTACTCAGGAGCTCATGAGAGTCTACGGTGCCTTATTCTGGAGTTTGGCTCCTCTCATCAACGTCACAGAGCCACCCAGGGTGTATGTTAGCTCCTTCTGGCCCCAGGAGTACCAGCCAGATACCCACAAAGACCTGTTCCTCAAAGAAGAGATATCGCTTCTGGAAGATCTCAACCAGGTGATAGAGAACAGGATGGAAAATAAGATTGCCTTCATACGCCAGCACGCCATCCGGGTTCGCATCCATGCCCTTTTGGTCGATCGCTATCTGCAGACCTACAAGGACAAAATGACCTTCTTTAGCGATGGAGAACTGGTGTTCAGGGACATTGTGGAGGATCCTGACAAGTTCTTTATCTTTAAGTCCATTCTGGCAAAGACCAATGTCAGCAAATTTGACCTCCCCAACCGCGAGGCTTACAAGGACTTCTTTGGCATCAACCCCATCACTAGTTTTAAGCTGCTGTCTCAGCAGTGTTCCTACATGGGAGGATGTTTCCTAGAGAAGATTGAGAAGGCCATCGCTCGCGAGCTTCCCGATCTCTTGGGAAGCATTGGCTTGGGGAAGAAACCCAACATTCTCTCCTGCGACATCACTGGCTGTGGTGAAACCCCAAAGAATCGCTACAGGAAACCCTAA
- the SRL gene encoding sarcalumenin isoform X2 codes for MKGLNLLCCCVASLLLLSTAELHAPGTDHVGSTAESPLPAAEPRLEEKAADGSPEEDQDGGPANTSLRGAAEEGHGEGEEEPAGGLSRDLGPGDGQPEDTTMEKGQDGPSKVQGPGENAMLGAPEAAHHEGNHQPGSQDGFHAWEDEEPSTKKGASEKQGQPGEEKMEEPRAVSAPDGGEEGGKQSSEEGDEDGDSEEDEHGESEEDGGEGDSEEEGESKEEEESEEDDAGPAGPEDGAEGSDKEAADAASKNGHGKPTAAGKGEGRDGPASCHHSPCSDAAQDPAAVMEVPLAAEDPAVVGDSPPAEDPPAVVGDPPAAEDPPADKPLLAETESPPGHSTHPAATEPRHGQIEEVEDASEPTKRDRSHLESTLKLNEDKPADDFSGILQRLRKIYHSSIKPLEQSYRYNELRQHEITDGEITSKPMVLFLGPWSVGKSSMINYLLGLDDTPYQLYTGAEPTTSEFTVIMHGPKLKTIEGIVMAADSARSFSPLEKFGQNFLEKLIGIEVPHKLLERVTFVDTPGIIENRKQQERGYPFNDVCQWFIDRADLIFVVFDPTKLDVGLELEMLFRQLKGRESQIRIILNKADSLATQELMRVYGALFWSLAPLINVTEPPRVYVSSFWPQEYQPDTHKDLFLKEEISLLEDLNQVIENRMENKIAFIRQHAIRVRIHALLVDRYLQTYKDKMTFFSDGELVFRDIVEDPDKFFIFKSILAKTNVSKFDLPNREAYKDFFGINPITSFKLLSQQCSYMGGCFLEKIEKAIARELPDLLGSIGLGKKPNILSCDITGCGETPKNRYRKP; via the exons ATGAAGGGCCTcaacctgctctgctgctgcgtGGCCTCGCTCCTGCTCCTCAGCACTGCAG AGCTGCATGCCCCTGGCACGGACCATGTTGGCAGCACTGCCGAAAGCCCCTTGCCAGCTgcagagcccaggctggaggagaaggcagcTGATGGCAGCCCTGAGGAGGACCAAGATGGTGGCCCAGCCAACACCTCCTTGCGCGGCGCCGCCGAGGAGGGACATGGTGAGGGGGAGGAAGAGCCAGCAGGTGGCCTGAGCAGGGACCTGGGGCCAGGGGATGGCCAGCCAGAGGACACCACCATGGAGAAGGGCCAGGATGGGCCCAGCAAGGTGCAGGGCCCAGGGGAGAATGCCATGTTGGGTGCCCCCGAGGCAGCACATCATGAAGGGAACCACCAGCCTGGCTCACAAGATGGCTTCCATGCCTGGGAGGATGAGGAACCCAGCACCAAGAAAGGAGCCTCTGAGAAGCAagggcagcctggggaagagaaaatggaggagcCAAGAGCAGTGTCTGCTCCTGAcgggggagaggaagggggcaagcagagctcagaggaaggTGATGAGGACGGGGACTCTGAGGAAGATGAACACGGCGAGTCTGAGGAAGATGGAGGTGAGGGAGATtctgaggaggagggggagtctaaggaggaggaagagtctGAGGAAGATGATGCTGGGCCAGCAGGGCCAGAGGATGGAGCTGAAGGGAGTGACAAGGAAGCGGCTGATGCTGCCAGCAAAAATGGCCATGGCAAACCAACAGCTGCTGGCAAGGGAGAAGGCAGGGATGGCCCTGCCAGCTGCCATCACTCACCCTGCAGTGATGCAGCACAAGACcctgcagcagtgatggaagtCCCACTGGCAGCAGAAGATCCGGCAGTGGTGGGAGACTCACCACCAGCAGAAGACCCACCAGCAGTGGTGGGAGAtccaccagcagcagaagacCCCCCTGCAGACAAGCCATTGCTGGCAGAAACAGAGAGCCCACCAGGCCACAGCACCCACCCTGCTGCCACCGAACCCAGGCACGGCCAGATAG AAGAGGTTGAAGATGCCAGCGAGCCAACCAAGCGTGACCGGTCCCACTTGGAGAGCACCCTCAAGCTGAACGAGGACAAACCTGCTGATGATTTCTCAG GAATACTGCAGCGGCTGAGGAAGATCTACCACTCCTCCATCAAGCCCCTGGAGCAGTCCTATAGGTACAACGAGCTGAGACAGCATGAGATCACAG ATGGGGAGATCACTTCCAAGCCAATGGTGCTATTCCTGGGACCGTGGAGTGTCGGCAAATCTTCCATGATAAACTACCTCCTCGGGCTGGATGACACGCCCTACCAGCTATACACAG GGGCAGAACCCACCACCTCTGAATTCACTGTCATCATGCATGGCCCCAAGCTGAAGACCATCGAGGGCATTGTGATGGCTGCTGACAGCGCCCGCTCCTTCTCACCCCTGGAGAAGTTTGGGCAGAACTTCTTGGAGAAGCTGATAGGGATTGAGGTGCCCCAcaaactgctggagagagtcaCCTTCGTGGACACGCCGGGCATCATTGAAAACCGCAAGCAGCAAGAACGAG GTTACCCTTTCAACGATGTGTGTCAGTGGTTCATTGACAGAGCTGATCTCATCTTTGTTGTCTTTGACCCTACGAAGCTGGATGTGGGCTTGGAGCTGGAGATGCTCTTTCGCCAGCTAAAGGGCCGTGAGTCTCAGATCCGAATCATCTTGAACAAAGCTGACAGCCTGGCTACTCAGGAGCTCATGAGAGTCTACGGTGCCTTATTCTGGAGTTTGGCTCCTCTCATCAACGTCACAGAGCCACCCAGGGTGTATGTTAGCTCCTTCTGGCCCCAGGAGTACCAGCCAGATACCCACAAAGACCTGTTCCTCAAAGAAGAGATATCGCTTCTGGAAGATCTCAACCAGGTGATAGAGAACAGGATGGAAAATAAGATTGCCTTCATACGCCAGCACGCCATCCGGGTTCGCATCCATGCCCTTTTGGTCGATCGCTATCTGCAGACCTACAAGGACAAAATGACCTTCTTTAGCGATGGAGAACTGGTGTTCAGGGACATTGTGGAGGATCCTGACAAGTTCTTTATCTTTAAGTCCATTCTGGCAAAGACCAATGTCAGCAAATTTGACCTCCCCAACCGCGAGGCTTACAAGGACTTCTTTGGCATCAACCCCATCACTAGTTTTAAGCTGCTGTCTCAGCAGTGTTCCTACATGGGAGGATGTTTCCTAGAGAAGATTGAGAAGGCCATCGCTCGCGAGCTTCCCGATCTCTTGGGAAGCATTGGCTTGGGGAAGAAACCCAACATTCTCTCCTGCGACATCACTGGCTGTGGTGAAACCCCAAAGAATCGCTACAGGAAACCCTAA